A genomic region of Castor canadensis chromosome 16, mCasCan1.hap1v2, whole genome shotgun sequence contains the following coding sequences:
- the LOC109692222 gene encoding butyrophilin-like protein 8, which translates to MSLIFRYTHDPHALLVLSLLNLVSGQWQVTVPEERIHILVGETATFSCFLSPETNAEGMEVRFFKNQFDDVVHLYRDKKDQENMRMPEYRRRTELVKDSLDRGHATLKLQKVTLSDAGLYGCWFRSQTHVQEATWELQVTELGSPPLISIMGHVDGGIQLLCHTSGWFPQPTIKWKTPQGTYLSSDSKVKKNMHGLFDVETSLTVQDNSGNVSCSVQPPDQSQEVESRVWVRDSPPNSRGRYRKN; encoded by the exons ATGAGCTTGATCTTCAGATACACCCACGACCCTCATGCTCTTCTGGTTCTCAGTCTACTTAACCTGGTGTCAG GCCAGTGGCAGGTGACTGTGCCAGAGGAACGCATCCACATCTTGGTGGGGGAGACTGCAACATTCTCTTGCTTCCTGTCTCCTGAGACAAATGCTGAAGGCATGGAAGTGCGGTTCTTCAAGAATCAGTTCGATGATGTGGTCCATCTCTACAGAGATAAGAAAGACCAGGAAAACATGAGGATGCCAGAATATCGAAGGAGAACTGAGCTTGTGAAGGACTCCCTTGACAGAGGACATGCCACCCTGAAGCTGCAGAAAGTCACTCTCTCAGATGCTGGCCTGTATGGGTGCTGGTTCAGGTCCCAGACTCATGTGCAGGAGGCCACCTGGGAACTACAAGTAACAG AACTGGGTTCCCCTCCTCTCATTTCCATCATGGGACATGTTGATGGAGGCATCCAGCTACTCTGTCATACTTCAGGATGGTTCCCTCAGCCCACAATTAAGTGGAAAACTCCACAGGGTACCTATTTATCCTCAGACTCCaaggtgaagaaaaacatgcatggCCTGTTTGATGTGGAGACTTCCCTTACTGTTCAAGATAATTCTGGGAATGTATCATGCTCTGTTCAGCCCCCTGACCAGAGCCAAGAGGTAGAATCCAGAGTGTGGGTACGAG ATTCTCCCCCAAATTCCAGG GGAAGATACAGAAAGAATTAG